One genomic segment of Alphaproteobacteria bacterium HT1-32 includes these proteins:
- a CDS encoding lipid A biosynthesis lauroyl acyltransferase yields the protein MSNQAGIGAFLKTRILHPVQAGLIMFVLWTFRLLPIDMASAIGGWFARRIGPMLKVHRIALNNLRRAFPEKTEDEIAKIATGMWDNLGRTAGEYPHLHRFDLYADTERFTVRGSENVRLLRDDNVSGIFFSGHIGNWEIVSLPATQNDLPLTRIYREPNNKAMRWLFHSGRQAVTGELVPKGSDGAKAAMKALRDGRHLGMLVDQKMNDGIEARLFGQPAMTAPALALFALKFKCPVVPARVKRLQGAHFEIDILPPMTPPDPSGDRQADILAFTQQVNDQLEAWIREAPEQWLWVHKRWPN from the coding sequence ATGTCTAACCAAGCCGGTATCGGCGCCTTTCTGAAGACCCGTATCCTGCACCCGGTTCAGGCTGGCCTCATCATGTTCGTGCTGTGGACATTCCGTTTGCTGCCTATCGACATGGCATCAGCCATTGGCGGATGGTTCGCACGCCGGATCGGCCCGATGCTGAAGGTCCACCGGATTGCACTCAACAATCTGCGCCGTGCCTTTCCGGAAAAAACGGAAGACGAGATTGCGAAGATTGCGACAGGCATGTGGGATAACCTTGGCCGGACGGCTGGTGAATACCCGCATCTGCACCGTTTCGACCTTTATGCAGATACGGAGCGATTTACCGTCAGAGGCAGCGAGAATGTCCGCCTTCTGCGTGACGATAATGTCAGCGGGATTTTCTTTTCAGGCCATATCGGTAACTGGGAAATCGTCTCCCTTCCGGCGACACAGAACGACCTGCCGCTAACAAGGATTTATCGTGAGCCCAATAACAAGGCCATGCGCTGGCTTTTCCACTCCGGTCGTCAGGCTGTTACCGGCGAGCTTGTCCCCAAAGGATCCGACGGCGCGAAGGCTGCCATGAAGGCGCTGCGCGATGGCCGGCATCTTGGCATGCTGGTTGACCAGAAAATGAATGACGGTATCGAGGCACGGTTATTTGGTCAGCCCGCAATGACCGCTCCGGCGCTGGCGCTGTTTGCCCTGAAATTCAAATGCCCGGTCGTCCCAGCCCGGGTGAAGCGCCTTCAGGGGGCGCATTTTGAAATTGATATTCTGCCACCGATGACCCCGCCTGACCCCAGTGGCGACCGGCAGGCTGATATCCTGGCCTTCACCCAGCAGGTCAATGACCAGCTTGAAGCCTGGATTCGGGAAGCTCCGGAACAGTGGTTATGGGTTCACAAGCGCTGGCCCAACTGA
- a CDS encoding tetraacyldisaccharide 4'-kinase, with protein MQAPDFWRTQPGFCAYLLSPLGLIYSRISDSRSARQPAYKSNLPVICIGNVVMGGAGKTPVVQSLAHSLKSRNLHILTRGYGGQEAGPLLVDPDRHTAHDVGDEALLHARTAPTWIARDRVAGCKAAEAGGAGVILMDDGFQNSSLHKTLSLLVVDSDYGFGNGLPFPAGPLRGTVTRSLSRADAIILIGNAPMELHGYTGPVFRARIAPTDTTAFRGASVVAFSGIGRPEKFFRTLTESGASIRARRAFADHHPFTRAEIQELVAQADTEKARLVTTEKDIVRVPSDLQSMVQVLTVRLQWENNGDLLDMIEQANV; from the coding sequence GTGCAAGCGCCTGATTTCTGGCGCACCCAACCGGGGTTTTGTGCTTACCTGCTCTCGCCCCTTGGCCTGATCTACAGCCGAATCTCGGATTCCAGATCAGCCCGGCAGCCCGCTTATAAAAGCAATCTTCCGGTCATCTGCATTGGCAATGTCGTCATGGGTGGCGCCGGAAAGACGCCGGTCGTCCAGTCGCTGGCACACAGCCTGAAATCCCGGAACCTTCATATTCTGACCCGCGGCTATGGCGGTCAGGAAGCAGGTCCCCTGCTGGTTGATCCCGACCGACATACGGCCCATGACGTTGGTGATGAAGCACTGCTGCATGCCCGCACCGCACCGACATGGATCGCCCGCGACCGGGTTGCAGGATGCAAGGCCGCCGAAGCGGGCGGGGCCGGGGTAATCCTGATGGATGACGGTTTCCAGAATTCATCCCTGCACAAGACACTCAGCCTTCTGGTGGTTGATTCGGATTACGGCTTTGGCAACGGCTTGCCTTTCCCGGCCGGTCCGTTGCGGGGAACGGTCACGCGCTCACTCAGTCGCGCTGATGCCATCATTCTGATTGGCAATGCCCCGATGGAATTACACGGATATACAGGGCCGGTTTTCAGGGCCCGCATTGCCCCCACTGACACAACGGCTTTCCGTGGCGCCAGCGTTGTTGCTTTCTCCGGCATCGGCCGACCGGAGAAGTTCTTCCGGACACTGACAGAATCCGGTGCCAGTATCCGTGCCCGTCGCGCCTTTGCCGATCATCATCCCTTCACGCGGGCAGAAATTCAGGAACTTGTTGCTCAGGCCGACACCGAAAAGGCCCGGCTGGTGACAACCGAAAAAGATATCGTCAGGGTTCCTTCAGACCTGCAGTCAATGGTGCAGGTGTTGACTGTCCGCCTTCAGTGGGAGAATAACGGCGATCTCCTCGACATGATTGAACAGGCCAATGTCTAA